The following are encoded in a window of Prevotella melaninogenica genomic DNA:
- a CDS encoding DUF4827 domain-containing protein yields the protein MKKINFLLVVLAAMLAFSSCNKTETYADQLERETEAINSFIVKKGIKVISEEQFAKQGNTTDTTKNQYVLFPNTGVYMQIVEKGTGEVIKKGETATVLCRFTERNLLRDTLQLSNQFLIFGPKVDKMSVTNTSGTYTASFDPTSSVMADIYKSTSVPAGWLVPMPYIALGRLVNASSKLSHVRLIVPSQQGQLNASKAVYPCYYDLTFQRGL from the coding sequence ATGAAGAAGATAAATTTTCTCCTTGTTGTGTTAGCTGCAATGTTGGCGTTTAGTTCATGTAATAAGACTGAGACTTATGCTGATCAGTTGGAGAGAGAGACAGAAGCGATTAACTCTTTTATAGTCAAGAAAGGTATAAAAGTAATTAGCGAAGAGCAGTTTGCAAAACAAGGGAATACTACAGATACAACGAAGAATCAGTATGTTCTTTTCCCAAATACTGGTGTTTACATGCAGATTGTTGAGAAAGGAACTGGCGAAGTAATTAAGAAAGGAGAGACTGCTACTGTTCTTTGTCGTTTCACAGAACGTAACCTTCTCAGAGACACTTTGCAGTTGTCTAATCAGTTCCTTATCTTTGGTCCTAAGGTAGATAAGATGTCGGTTACAAACACAAGTGGAACATACACCGCCTCATTTGACCCTACTTCCAGTGTGATGGCTGACATCTACAAGAGTACTTCTGTTCCAGCAGGTTGGTTGGTTCCAATGCCTTATATTGCTCTTGGTAGACTGGTAAATGCTTCATCTAAGTTGTCACACGTGAGACTTATCGTTCCTTCACAGCAGGGACAGCTTAATGCTTCAAAGGCAGTCTATCCTTGCTATTATGACCTTACTTTCCAGAGAGGTCTTTAA
- the glmM gene encoding phosphoglucosamine mutase produces the protein MTLIKSISGIRGTIGGRAGDTLNPLDIVKFVSAYATFIARKHPGKKLKIVVGRDARISGPMVKNVVCGTLMGIGADVVNIGLATTPTTELAVRMSGADGGIIITASHNPRHWNALKLLNEEGEFLTAADGAEVLDIAEREDFVYADVDGLGSYTDDDSFDERHIEEVMNLELLDLEAVKRRKFRVVVDSINSVGGVILPKLLDRLGVEYKFLNGEATGDFAHNPEPIAANLTGIMDEVAKGGYDLGIVVDPDVDRLAFIQEDGKMYGEEYTLVTVADYILEHVKGNTVSNLSSTRALRDVTEKHGGKYYASAVGEVNVTTKMKEVSAVIGGEGNGGVIYPESHYGRDALVGIALFLSSLAQKGLKASELRKTFPEYFIAKNRIDLTPDTDVDAILVRVKELYGQEKDVQVTDIDGVKLDFPDAWVHLRKSNTEPIIRVYSEANTMEAADALGKKLMQVVYDMQ, from the coding sequence ATGACGCTTATTAAATCTATTTCCGGCATCCGTGGAACTATCGGAGGTCGTGCGGGGGATACACTGAACCCGCTGGATATTGTTAAATTCGTTTCAGCATACGCTACTTTCATTGCACGTAAGCACCCTGGAAAGAAGCTAAAAATTGTTGTTGGACGTGATGCACGTATCTCTGGTCCAATGGTTAAGAATGTTGTATGCGGTACGCTGATGGGTATTGGTGCAGATGTTGTGAACATTGGTTTGGCTACAACACCTACAACAGAGTTAGCTGTACGTATGAGTGGTGCAGATGGTGGTATCATTATCACTGCTTCTCACAACCCACGCCATTGGAATGCTTTAAAACTTCTGAATGAGGAGGGCGAGTTCCTTACAGCAGCTGATGGTGCTGAGGTCTTGGATATCGCAGAGCGTGAGGACTTCGTTTATGCAGATGTAGATGGTTTGGGTAGTTATACTGATGACGATTCATTTGATGAGCGCCATATAGAAGAGGTGATGAACCTTGAATTGCTCGACCTTGAGGCTGTTAAGAGGCGTAAGTTCCGTGTCGTAGTTGATTCTATCAATTCTGTTGGTGGTGTTATCCTGCCTAAGCTTCTCGATCGTTTAGGGGTTGAATATAAGTTCTTGAATGGAGAAGCAACAGGCGACTTTGCTCACAATCCAGAGCCAATCGCAGCAAACCTCACAGGTATCATGGACGAGGTTGCCAAGGGTGGTTACGATTTGGGTATCGTTGTTGACCCTGATGTAGACCGTTTGGCATTCATTCAGGAGGATGGTAAGATGTATGGTGAGGAGTACACACTCGTCACAGTGGCAGATTATATCCTCGAGCATGTGAAGGGTAATACTGTTAGCAACCTCTCTTCAACTCGTGCTTTGCGTGATGTAACAGAGAAGCATGGCGGTAAGTATTATGCTTCTGCTGTTGGTGAAGTGAATGTTACCACAAAGATGAAGGAGGTAAGTGCTGTTATCGGTGGTGAAGGCAATGGTGGTGTAATCTATCCAGAAAGCCATTATGGCCGTGATGCCCTTGTTGGTATTGCGCTCTTCCTTAGCTCTTTGGCACAAAAAGGACTGAAGGCAAGCGAACTTCGCAAGACTTTCCCAGAGTATTTCATAGCAAAGAATCGTATCGACCTTACTCCTGATACAGACGTTGATGCAATCCTTGTGCGTGTGAAAGAACTTTATGGACAGGAGAAGGATGTACAGGTAACTGATATTGATGGCGTTAAGCTCGACTTCCCTGATGCTTGGGTTCACCTCCGCAAGTCAAATACAGAGCCAATTATCCGTGTTTACAGCGAGGCAAACACAATGGAGGCTGCTGATGCATTAGGCAAGAAATTAATGCAGGTAGTTTACGATATGCAGTAA
- a CDS encoding ATP-binding protein, protein MKYPIGIQSFESLRKENYVYVDKTEMVYELAERGKYYFLSRPRRFGKSLLVSTIEAYFSGRKDLFKGLAIDELEKDWECHPILHLDLNTERYNTVDSLTDKLEANLNDWEQLYGKNPVAKSFATRFEYVIRYAYEKTGHPVVILVDEYDKPMLQAIGNEELQNEYRGILKGFYGALKSQDRYIRFALLTGVTKFGKVSVFSDLNNLQDLSMDARYQALCGMTEGEVVHYFGEPIRALAIKNKLSEEETLARLKKRYDGYHFVENGIGIYNPFSLLNTFERLQFGSYWFETGTPSYLVELLKRDDYVLPHLTEEVSTADVLNSIDVVSNNPISVLYQSGYLTIKDYNAEFGEYRLGFPNEEVEEGFLRYLLPYYTGLHDVTTPFSMSQFIGDLRSGRPEQFMQRIASLFSDTDYKIVGNSELYFQNAFYLVAKMMGFYTKVERTTSNGRMDLTIETKDYVYIVEFKLDGSADVALQQINEKGYDKPFLMDERHLYKIGVNFSLEKRCIDAWRIEPAP, encoded by the coding sequence ATGAAATATCCTATCGGTATACAGAGTTTTGAAAGTTTAAGAAAAGAAAACTATGTGTATGTTGACAAGACGGAGATGGTATATGAACTGGCTGAAAGAGGAAAGTATTACTTTCTTAGCCGCCCACGTCGTTTTGGCAAGAGTCTACTCGTTTCCACGATTGAAGCCTATTTCTCAGGACGGAAGGACTTGTTTAAAGGCTTGGCAATAGATGAACTGGAAAAAGACTGGGAATGTCATCCTATCTTACATCTTGACCTAAATACAGAACGTTATAATACAGTTGACTCCTTGACAGACAAGTTGGAAGCCAACCTTAATGACTGGGAGCAGTTGTATGGTAAGAACCCAGTCGCAAAGTCTTTTGCTACTCGTTTTGAGTATGTCATTCGATATGCTTATGAAAAGACAGGCCACCCTGTGGTAATTCTTGTTGATGAGTATGATAAGCCAATGTTGCAAGCTATTGGTAATGAAGAGCTGCAAAACGAATATCGTGGGATTTTAAAAGGATTTTATGGTGCCCTGAAGTCGCAGGATCGTTATATACGTTTTGCTCTACTCACGGGTGTTACGAAGTTCGGAAAAGTGAGTGTATTCAGTGATTTGAATAATCTGCAGGACCTCTCAATGGATGCGAGATATCAAGCACTATGTGGTATGACAGAGGGCGAGGTTGTACATTATTTTGGCGAACCAATCCGTGCATTGGCTATCAAGAACAAACTGAGTGAAGAAGAAACGCTTGCCAGATTGAAGAAACGTTATGATGGTTATCATTTTGTTGAGAACGGTATCGGTATCTATAATCCTTTTAGTCTGTTAAATACTTTTGAACGATTACAGTTTGGTAGTTACTGGTTTGAGACAGGAACACCATCTTATCTTGTTGAACTGTTGAAGCGTGATGACTATGTTCTGCCACATCTGACAGAAGAAGTTTCTACGGCTGACGTTTTGAATAGTATTGATGTCGTTTCTAATAATCCAATCTCTGTGCTCTATCAGAGTGGCTATCTTACAATCAAGGATTACAATGCTGAATTCGGGGAATATAGATTGGGCTTTCCTAATGAGGAGGTAGAAGAAGGGTTCCTACGCTATCTTCTTCCTTATTATACTGGTTTGCACGATGTGACAACTCCCTTCTCCATGAGCCAGTTCATTGGTGATCTCCGATCTGGTCGTCCAGAACAGTTTATGCAACGAATAGCATCCCTCTTCTCAGATACAGACTATAAGATTGTTGGTAATTCTGAACTCTATTTTCAGAATGCTTTTTATCTTGTCGCTAAGATGATGGGCTTCTACACAAAGGTGGAACGGACGACGAGTAATGGTCGGATGGATCTAACGATAGAAACTAAGGATTATGTTTATATCGTGGAGTTTAAGTTAGATGGGTCGGCTGATGTAGCCTTGCAGCAGATTAATGAAAAGGGCTATGATAAACCATTCTTGATGGATGAACGTCACCTCTATAAGATTGGTGTGAATTTCTCTTTGGAGAAACGTTGTATTGATGCGTGGAGGATAGAACCTGCTCCGTAA